CTAATAAAGCTATGCGAGGGAAGGTGTGCAATCAAAAGTGGTATGACGGTTTCCTCAAAACAAAATGCAACTTAATACTTGTGTTAAGAAAAGgatagtatgtttttttttaaaagaaggaatgtgACACCAATCTAAATCTCATTTTCAGGTAAACTATCTTgaggaatttttaagaaaaacaccGACTTGGTAGTGTTGAAGGTTTCCAAGGGGAAGCTAATAAGGCCCCATGCCCTACTTTTATGATTGCATTCAGATTTGATTGTAAAGTCACAAAAGCATTTCGAATGGGCACTGGATGGAGAGCTAAAGTTAACATAAGTTAATGGGGGGAAAATCTGATCAAATTTTGGTCGTTGGAAGAGGTGGTTGGTCGGAGAAGTTTTCTACTATATATACAgacgaatctcgataactcgaagtttataACTTGAACATTcctttttcttgaagttttcatcgAGTCCCTAACTCATGAGACtcttgtggaaacttcccataactggAACTTCCAATAACTTGAACATTTCAGCCGGTCTCttaggacttcgagttatcgaaaatCAACTGCATATGCATATATATGAATTGAACTGTGTGCCTGTGTATGTGCATGCATTAAATATATAaacatacatatgtatgtatgcataCACACAAAGCTGATATGATATTAATATCAAAAGGGCAGCCactgaaaatgaaaaactggTTAAAATTGGGAATAAATTCTTTTTACTCAATATATTATTGTATGAAACTAAGATTTTCTGCACAGACATATGATTGCAAtgagttaaaattaaaattttatagcaatatatcacttttttttacaGCACTCCAATGCATGAAAGACTCATTTTCAAATGATCAAGATCATTTTCCAGCAAAGATCGGCAATTAAAAAGATGCTTGCTTGTGAACAATAGTaatggaaataaaaaatttctttatgcaGTTAATATCTTGAACACAATGTTTTTTTCACTCTGATCACAGTAAGTCTGACAAATATACAAACAAGACTCCAATAACATTTCAAACATTGTACTCATAAGAAACTGACAAGTTCTGCTATTAATTATCAGTgctaattcattgaaaaatacaaatttatatcattcatatatatataataaatatagaaatttgaagcTATTCTACTAAGCTCATCAAAACTTTATACATTGAAGTGTGAATAAATATGTTCcaagaaaacaaaacaagaaatgGCTTTAACAAAGAGAGAGAGGTaccttttaaaatcattttcctgTCATTAGTTCATACAACACTTGTACAAACGATAAAAACACTAATcaagctaaaaatttcaaaatcttttgcTGCATTAATGTTGCTTTTATCACCTATATTATCAGCACAAAAACACTTATTTCTTACAACACGAACACTTTCAGCAATGATCACTAGCATGATTTCACACTCATCGAGAATATTTAAGTAATGCAACGAAATTAATTCGTTAATGACATTAAAAAAGAAGTAACAGTGCAGAGATAGCAGAACATTAAGAAAGCACAAAATAATTGCACTAAAGCTATAACTCGCATCATAACCAGATGCAAATTTAAAAACAGCTAGATATAAACCTATGCTATGAAGCCACTAGACTTAAATCAGTAGCTATGTCTTTGTGTGGTAGCTGAGCCTCATGCATTGCTTGTTTTATAGCTTCTTTATAAGGtccccttttctttttattaaacctaattttaaaatcgTCTAGAAATGGTGTTAGCTGGTTGCAAGGCATATAAGACGATGTTGATGATCCAAACCACGAAACGTGGGCTTGTTGACTAAGCATTGCTCCATTGTCCCTTTGTGAAACAGTCAATGCAAGGACCTTTCCTGGCCACCATGGAAAGCCATGAATCTTTCCCCACACAATATCACCAACAGCCATTTCTCGACCAAGGtccaaaacacattttttcaCATTATGCGTGCTTATCCTCATCATTAGAGGTTTTACTTTGTCCATGTCCCTGAGAGGAGAGGAATGCTTCGGAAAGTCCGGAACATCTCCGTAGTCACTTCCAGAGCCAGAACATATGCTGATGTTGCTCGCCGTACTAACATCACTGGCTACCGAGTCTTCTTCTATAGAGTATTTAGGACTACAACGCATATAAGCTTTGGCATTGAGGCGTTTTAAACTAATAGAAAGTTTTTGATGGAGACATTTGCTTTTGACCTCTTCAAAGACATTAGCGGGTTTGTTCAGTTCGCCAGGAACATTAATGTCTCCAGCAAAATTAGTTCTTAAGCACCAACCATCATTGCCATTTGTATTGAACACATTTCTGGTATCTGTATTTTCCAAGTCATACTTCTCAGAATCAGCATCCCCATTTTTGTGCTTACGTTTCTTTTTGACTTTATGCTTGTGATGATGATGCTTTTCTTTATCTGCAGGATGTGCATCCCCATTCTCATTGCTAGGACTTAAAACTGTAGTCGTAGGAGAATTGGATTGAATCAGAGTTCGTTTTTGAGCTTCCTTTTTGGCTTTCTTCAAAGCTTTCTTAGCAGCTTTTGCACTGGCAAATTTTTTAGCATTGTAATTGGAATTTTCTTGTAAGGACCAATTGCTATCTTCTTCAGTATCACTAGCATTCTTTATTCTGGCAGGGATTTTCAAAACTGTATCTTTGCCTTGaggatttgcaaaagaaattttaatcacAGGACTTGTTTTTGCTAAACCTGGCTTAGAAGCTGCTGAATTACCACCATTGGGATTTtcactttcttctgtttttaagGCATCAATCCTTTTAAGTTTCTCCGTAGGAGCAGGTGAATCAGAATTTTCAAGTTCTGTAGACTTTCGCTTTCTTAAAACcatcttttcactttttaattttgataaaataaagtCAGTAGGTTTTGATTCAACAGGTTCATGTACAGAGTCAGTTTTAGAGTCTACTGAACTGATAGCATCAGCAGAGGCACCAACAGTTTTTTCAGAAGGGTCCGTTTTTGTACTACGTGTTGCTATTCTTTGATTCAGATTTGTTGCACTACCCGTATTAGCACCAGTTCCTACAGCAGACTGTAGGTTTTTATTGCTGTTGCGTGTCACTACACCACAAACAACCTTTTTTTGATTTGGATCATTGTCATTAAAAACTTCTTTACAATGTGAACACAGAACTTTGCGCGGCCGTAACCTCCTCATTCGTACACTTTTATCTTTGGCATTGCGAGCAAATGGACGAAAAGGTCCAAAGAAAAACTGAGATGATCCAGGCGGAATTTGAtaatatgtatgcctttgttTCAATGCATATAATTTATCTGTTTTCTCTTCAGTTCCTTCTCCATTGGGGGTAGCACCCATTTCTTCCTCCTTAGGAACAACAGGTGCAGGTGGAACAATTCCATAAGGTGCATTCCTGAAAAGTAAATGAACATCAAATAAATAAGAGCATAAAATAACTAATTACAGAAATTGAATTGAAATTTGATGGATACACAAAATTCCATgacacttttcttttctttcttctcaGGATTCAAGCTTTTATCTTTTTAACACAagcttttgtttttcttcaatgcttataaat
The genomic region above belongs to Uloborus diversus isolate 005 unplaced genomic scaffold, Udiv.v.3.1 scaffold_649, whole genome shotgun sequence and contains:
- the LOC129233712 gene encoding PWWP domain-containing protein 2A-like → NAPYGIVPPAPVVPKEEEMGATPNGEGTEEKTDKLYALKQRHTYYQIPPGSSQFFFGPFRPFARNAKDKSVRMRRLRPRKVLCSHCKEVFNDNDPNQKKVVCGVVTRNSNKNLQSAVGTGANTGSATNLNQRIATRSTKTDPSEKTVGASADAISSVDSKTDSVHEPVESKPTDFILSKLKSEKMVLRKRKSTELENSDSPAPTEKLKRIDALKTEESENPNGGNSAASKPGLAKTSPVIKISFANPQGKDTVLKIPARIKNASDTEEDSNWSLQENSNYNAKKFASAKAAKKALKKAKKEAQKRTLIQSNSPTTTVLSPSNENGDAHPADKEKHHHHKHKVKKKRKHKNGDADSEKYDLENTDTRNVFNTNGNDGWCLRTNFAGDINVPGELNKPANVFEEVKSKCLHQKLSISLKRLNAKAYMRCSPKYSIEEDSVASDVSTASNISICSGSGSDYGDVPDFPKHSSPLRDMDKVKPLMMRISTHNVKKCVLDLGREMAVGDIVWGKIHGFPWWPGKVLALTVSQRDNGAMLSQQAHVSWFGSSTSSYMPCNQLTPFLDDFKIRFNKKKRGPYKEAIKQAMHEAQLPHKDIATDLSLVAS